The Macadamia integrifolia cultivar HAES 741 chromosome 3, SCU_Mint_v3, whole genome shotgun sequence genome segment TGAATATTCGTCTCTGAAGGATGAGGTCTTATATTCATGGGGTGGACTGAGTCCAGGGCCCTTTTTTCTACGTCTTGGAGGCCTGTGGTTAGTAGCTTTCACAGTTCTGGGAGCACCAATTGCAGCTGCGAGTTTTAATCCTTCTAGGGTAAGCTATGAAGAAGTTCTACTGTTACAGACTGACGGTACATGAATACTATTGAAAGGCACATGTGTACTGCATCGAtcacaaaaatgaaaatgacatgGAGATGCACTTAAAAAGCACAAGTGCAAAATAAATAAGACAATTTCAATTGAAGGATCTCACCCTAGGTCTTTAGGTCCTACAAATAATAAAGTTGCTAcattcatcaatttttttacttctttcaGTGGACTACAACATTACATGGTTGTTCAACATTTCTTCACTGACAATCAATTCAATCTGATTTAAGTtttaaataaccaaaatagaGACTCAAACAGGAATTAAGCTGAAAAAATAATCGCCCACGATTCCAATATCCAGCAAGTTAAAAACACCAAGCTCTAAGAGAGGTAAAAGAATAAGATTAGTTTGTTATGTTCTCTGGCAACAAGTTAATAGGTTTAACTGCTACAAAGGACAATCTAACACAGGTCAGtgtaacttcttcttctttttttttaactaggAATTTAGGATTAGGAGGAAAATGTAGAAAATAATTGACTACTGGTTTAACCTTTCTAGATGAAAACAATGGCTGGAGTCCAAAACTCAAGCTGGAGACATGGTAAACTGCAATCCTTTTTGTTTCCCCCATTTTACTGGATTTTCGTGTTCATTCATCTCTTTCACTTCAAGGCTTCCAGAATTATgagaaaaaaggggggtaaCTTTTCAAGTTTATAAGTCATTCATTCTGTCCAGTCTTTCTCACATTTCAAAACATACTTTGCTGCTTGTTTGAGAAAATGTTGAAGTACTCTCTAGACCAACCTAGTAGATGACAAAAATGATCTAAGGAATAACAGCAGCAGACAAATCTTTTGAACTTGATTTCACTGTTGTTTGTAGTGTAAACTCAGGGACAGAAGAACCACTAGTGCAATCTAACCTCAATAAGTATATACCCAATAACACTAGAGATCCCCTCCAAAGTCTTGTATCCACAATAAAGATGGTTGCAGGATCTTTCATGTCTTCATAGATCTATCGGGATTCAGGACTCTTCTATTTTACAACGGCTAGTAACACTGAGGTGGAGAAGCATGAGTGCTGTTTTGAATATGAATATCACAAAGACATATCATTCCAAACTCAGAGGTAGAAACAGTCATTTCAACCCTATAATCTCATAACTAGAAGAGATTTTGTACACAAGCATCACATATTTTTCTATTTGAGACGTATTTCTCACCAGTACATATAATACTGTTGAGATGACCTATTTCCTAATCCACTTTTTCCAACATTGCAGGAACCACTAAGATTTGTGCTAGCTGCTGGGACTGGAACTCTTTTTCTGGTCGCGCTAGTCGTCTTGAGGATATATTTGGTATTTTCTTCTCCAGGTTTCAGTTAATTTCTTATGGGATGAAATATTCAAGTTTCTGGAGAAGACCCCCaaacaaagataattttttcaatttcatctGGTAATACTTTGAAAGGAAATGATAAGTACCTGCTTTAATCTCATCTACTAATCCTGGaataagaaattgtaatacaatctCAACTGCAAATCCTAAAATCACCCCTCATGATCTTTAGCAATTGTTATTTGATCCTTAAATTAAGTTTGTATTATTAAGGAAAAACCCCCCACAgcagggttttaagtatcggtgcgtatcgtaatGTATCAGCCGATACGTATctgtatcggcccttaccgatacgatacacaccaatacgatacatggaattttaaaaaccctttcgtatcgatacgtatcctacaaTACgcaccaatactcaccgatacgcaccgatactctatggaaaaaataaaatcgagtgaaatttatgtttcgatatgtattgatacgtatcggtgtgtatcggtacgtatcagaatgtatcgatcgatacataccgatacagtacgatacgtaccgatacggtgcactacagtcatataatggccaagttgagtcatttttcagaaaaaacatgattttttgaagggtttttgttccaaagttgctgccagccatatttctctctaactaaaatggaaataaaggttgggaacaaggattttacatttatgggacaactacaaaccttaatttcttagtgcaataccatcaatttagtgtttatgcataatacatgttatcaatagttttttttaacaattttttaatgcaaaagtgtatagaaaagtgtttcctattcatttatgtgcgtatctttagcatatcttagcgtatctccgatacgatacgataccctccgatacgtatcttaattttggcagactggtacgacgaccgataccgatactttaatccttgccccaCAGACCTTTTGACAGCATGCATACAAATAGGATTTAGATACAATTCACTGACTAATTAGCTCCATTACTATCCTTGCCATTTATTTTACTGAGATATGACCATGGTTTTGCAACCAGAATTTTATTATGGTAGTGATGGCCTCTATAAATATCTAGTCTGGTTTTAAATCTCTAAATGCTTGCAGGATTGAATTATTTGATTCAAACTACCACCCTGTCAAGAGCCTAAGATATGTCTAAGATGAGATGCATCTTTTTTGGGGAGGAGTAACTAATTTTTTCTGGACatatagaaaaaatgaaaagaaaaaaggctgAAAATAAAGTTTACAAAGCGTCGACTAAACCATATTAATCCTTGTCAACATAATTCCCCACAGGGCCTTGTCTTATATAATACCAACAATAAATCTAACCATACAAAATTCTAGGCTTCCTAATAATTCAATTACACATGTTCAAAGCCTTCATAGAAAATCCCTTCACATGCAACACAAATAGGATTCGATCAATTAGACCCATTTACAATTACTCATGGTCATCTgtagagcattttttttttttttttataaatagaatGTAACCTTTCGTCACCGCAATCCTATTGTTCATTATTTAAGTAGGTCACATgaatttcttatatatattgCTCTTGTTAAAGTACAGGGTTGGAGTTATGTCGGTGATAGGCTTTTGTCAGCAGTGATACCTTATGAAGAAAGTGGATGGTATGATGGCCAAATGTGGGTCAAACCACCAGAGGTTAGTAAAAAAAGATGTAGAACACCCATACAAAATCATGGAGCTTTTACACTAATATTCTCTGTGGAACTCTTCATCCAGGACAACTGGTTTTAGATGGAACAGAACTGTTTCCATGACTCCCAGAGTTTCTTGACATAGTTTGAGATATGCATCTGTTGACATAGTTCGATATAATAATGCTTTTTAGCTTTGTGGGCTTTCTGACACATGGCATTCTATTTCATCATAGGTCTTGGCTCGTGATAGGCTGCTCGGCTCCTATAAGGTACAGTGAAGCTCATCCtaatcaaaatatttaaaaagtaGAACATATATATTGACATTTTGTGGACACTTACTATTCCAGTGGGTATTACATCCTTATATCTTAattcataaaaaagatatatGCTTTAAATTTGGTACGTGTTGGTATAATGGGGACAAAGTGCATGCTTCTATGCTCAGATCTCTATGACAGAGCATGCTAATCTTGTATCACCTTCTTCTACTGTCCAAGAGTATTTTCTTAAGTTACCAACTTCTTAATAAATAAGCCTAAACACTTACCCCCAAATCACAACTTCTCCCCAATATTAATAGGGCCTTGCTTAATAAATGCTGGTGACAACACTCGCTGAACAGAAGAGTATAAAGAGAGATTCATTGGTCTGAATTCTGACCAAGACTCAACTCCAGCAAAGAAAATTCagttcccccccacccccccaaattTTAGTTCATGTTGCATCATAAAATTTCATAGTCCTGGGGAAAAATACGTGTTATTACagaattttcttatttctaGTCAAAGTTTTAGGTAAACTCAAACTCTGGCACTTCACTTTCTTGAACAGAAATTTCCCATTACTCTAACAAAAACTTCTGATTTATTCATGAACCACCTGCATTAGCCTACCTCCAAAATTTCAACCATCAATCTATatcaatttgaaatttcaaccaGCTCTGCCACTTTAGGTTTCTTGACCAGAAATTTTCCACTAGCCTAAGAATACTTTTGATTTAGGCATGCACCACTGGCATCTTCCCATCACCAAAATAACTACCATCAATCTAAACATCAGTTTGAATTTTCAATCCAACTCCCTATTTCCCTTCTCACACTTTCCCATCCTTCACCATCCAAACCCTCTTTAACTGATAATTGggatatccccccccccccttcctttaGCAGAACATAGAATTTAGCAGTGGAGCACTATCTGGTTACGAGTAGTGTAGTGTCACACTATGGTTTCCTTATTTTCCCTTCAAGCATTTTTCTCCACCTTGCAATCCCCTAAAAGGTATTAAAACAGAATGCATGACTCCAACCAATAATCTTGCTTAGAATAGCGAAAAGGGCATTGAAACAAATTATGTATCCAGGTGAAGCCAGTAATCAAGCTGCTGAAACAAACATTAGTTGGCACAGGAGCACTACTTGTTTCAGCTGCATTGCTATTCATCTTTGCCACACCAGTTGAAGATTTCTTCCGTAGCACTTTTGCAGCAAAAGAAAACCAGTCAACTGTTCAAACTTCAAGAACCAGTACCAAGTCCAATATAAGGTACACCCATTTTTCTCTATTTCCAGGTTTGAAACAACCATTTCATcacttgtttattttatttttctgtatattttaaaaaatgtagAAAGGATGAGTTGCTAAGATTGCCAGTGGATGTGAAGGGTGATGATGATCTAGCCGCAGCAGCTGCAGAAGCTGCTGATGGGAGACCAGTTTACTGCAGGGATAGGTTTTATCGTGCATTAGCTGGAGGACAGTATTGCAAATGGGAGGATCTAGTAAACTAATTCCCAAAATTGGCCTTTCTGATCCTCGTTGTCAGAGAGCTAACAGCGCTTATGTTGCACTTCAGAAGAGAAATCATTGCATTAGATTCAGTAAAACTGAAGCTTCCAAATTTCAGTATCCTTGTTGCCCGGCAACCAAGCATCAATTGAGAATCATAAGCATAACTTTTATACTGAAGAAACAATATAGCAACTAAGGCTCGTTGTTTCAACTGGTAAATATTTCCAGAAAATTAATTAGTAGGTAAGAAAttgtttcatatttatttgCTATTGGTCCCTCCCCCCAATTTGTACGGGACAAGGAATCTATTTGGGAATAGCTGGTTAGAGAAAAGAATTCCAACCATATGATAGGGACCCTCCATCGGTGGCAATTTTATGATTGCCAAGATACATCACATCCACTACTTCTTCCCCTCGGATAGGTTGCCGCATCATTTTTTTGGAAGGCATCCAGAAAAATAAtttgcaattcatttttctaaattttccaTTGCATTTcagttaaataatttttttcttccaattcctatgtgattttctttttctcttaagaCAATTGTTGTAAAATATCTGTTGAAACAAATGGAgcataaggggaaaaaaatggaaaagacgTAACAGTTGATGAATAAAACCTGGGAATTTCATA includes the following:
- the LOC122073853 gene encoding protein CONSERVED IN THE GREEN LINEAGE AND DIATOMS 27, chloroplastic isoform X1; protein product: MLRQQVPSHCIIFHGRPIKTGRNCGFWVLPLKPVQYPSRWNCARALKDEPGGGGRGFAGRNWDPGLEIEVPFEQRPVNEYSSLKDEVLYSWGGLSPGPFFLRLGGLWLVAFTVLGAPIAAASFNPSREPLRFVLAAGTGTLFLVALVVLRIYLGWSYVGDRLLSAVIPYEESGWYDGQMWVKPPEVLARDRLLGSYKVKPVIKLLKQTLVGTGALLVSAALLFIFATPVEDFFRSTFAAKENQSTVQTSRTSTKSNIRKDELLRLPVDVKGDDDLAAAAAEAADGRPVYCRDRFYRALAGGQYCKWEDLVN
- the LOC122073853 gene encoding protein CONSERVED IN THE GREEN LINEAGE AND DIATOMS 27, chloroplastic isoform X2; translated protein: MLRQQVPSHCIIFHGRPIKTGRNCGFWVLPLKPVQYPSRWNCARALKDEPGGGGRGFAGRNWDPGLEIEVPFEQRPVNEYSSLKDEVLYSWGGLSPGPFFLRLGGLWLVAFTVLGAPIAAASFNPSREPLRFVLAAGTGTLFLVALVVLRIYLGWSYVGDRLLSAVIPYEESGWYDGQMWVKPPEVLARDRLLGSYKVKPVIKLLKQTLVGTGALLVSAALLFIFATPVEDFFRSTFAAKENQSTVQTSRTSTKSNIRVMMI